One stretch of Arachis duranensis cultivar V14167 chromosome 1, aradu.V14167.gnm2.J7QH, whole genome shotgun sequence DNA includes these proteins:
- the LOC107480444 gene encoding UDP-glycosyltransferase 84B2-like produces MGVNVIVISLGLPSHIRVVSNVAKRLISKGVHHVTIVTTEAARHSILRNNPSSQTSNISFEFFSDGLSLDNNRSNPEEVINSLETEGSKNLSSLISDLKKVQDYSCMIIGPIFHWAINIAVEHGIPCALLWIQASAVYSICYRYFKGIDEFPNMEDLNENMHLPGFPTFQIDNLAMALKNSNMPFLWVLNPFNNEGDAEEMLPEFLEDTKERGLVVKWCQQDRVLMHPSIACFVSHCGFNSMIETILAGVPVVGFPFYSDHPTDAMLITNVFGNGVRVKCGEDGVTSAPEFERCIWEVTHGPNAKEIKKRVLEVKELAKKAAQEGGSADKYIKQFISEITK; encoded by the exons ATGGGAGTGAATGTTATTGTGATTTCATTGGGTTTACCAAGTCATATCAGGGTTGTTTCAAACGTTGCTAAGCGCCTTATTTCGAAGGGTGTTCATCATGTTACCATTGTAACCACAGAAGCAGCACGCCATAGCATACTAAGAAACAATCCAAGTTCACAAACCTCAAACATTAGCTTTGAGTTCTTTTCCGATGGCCTTAGCCTTGATAACAATCGTAGTAATCCAGAAGAAGTAATAAATTCTCTTGAAACAGAAGGCTCCAAGAATCTATCAAGTCTCATCTCTGATCTTAAAAAGGTTCAGGACTATTCTTGTATGATTATTGGCCCAATCTTCCATTGGGCTATAAATATTGCCGTTGAGCATGGTATTCCTTGTGCACTACTTTGGATCCAAGCTTCTGCCGTTTACTCCATTTGCTATCGCTACTTCAAGGGCATTGATGAATTCCCCAACATGGAGGACCTGAATGAAAACATGCACTTACCAGGATTTCCAACATTTCAG ATAGATAACTTAGCCATGGCTTTAAAGAACAGCAACATGCCATTCTTATGGGTGCTTAACCCATTCAATAACGAAGGTGATGCCGAAGAAATGCTGCCTGAGTTTCTAGAAGATACCAAAGAGaggggtttggtggtgaaatgGTGCCAGCAAGATAGGGTTTTGATGCACCCTTCTATTGCATGTTTTGTGAGTCATTGTGGGTTTAACTCCATGATAGAGACTATCCTTGCTGGGGTGCCAGTTGTTGGTTTTCCATTTTATTCTGACCATCCTACAGATGCCATGCTTATAACTAATGTATTTGGAAATGGGGTCAGAGTCAAGTGTGGTGAAGATGGTGTTACTAGCGCTCCAGAGTTTGAAAGGTGCATTTGGGAAGTCACTCATGGACCCAACGCTAAAGAGATTAAAAAGAGGGTACTGGAGGTGAAGGAGCTAGCAAAAAAAGCGGCACAAGAAGGTGGTAGTGCTGATAAATACATTAAACAATTTATCAGTGAAATTACTAAATAG